One Microbacterium marinum genomic window carries:
- a CDS encoding response regulator transcription factor, with protein sequence MAHVLVVEDDTDVASLLHLVLSSVGHEVDVAHDGGAGLAAAYARHPDMVILDWMMPVKTGIEVCSTLRADPEFAGTRIMMITARSSPQDISRAKAAGADDYFVKPFTPRELRARVATLLDAG encoded by the coding sequence GTGGCACACGTTCTCGTGGTGGAAGACGACACCGACGTCGCCTCTTTGCTGCACCTCGTGTTGTCGTCCGTCGGTCACGAGGTCGACGTGGCGCATGACGGTGGCGCAGGACTCGCCGCGGCGTACGCCCGCCACCCTGACATGGTGATCCTCGACTGGATGATGCCGGTGAAGACGGGCATCGAGGTGTGCTCGACGCTGCGGGCCGATCCGGAGTTCGCCGGTACCCGCATCATGATGATCACCGCGCGTTCGTCGCCGCAGGACATCTCCCGGGCGAAGGCCGCCGGCGCCGACGATTACTTCGTGAAGCCGTTCACGCCGCGCGAGCTCCGCGCCCGCGTCGCGACGCTGCTCGACGCCGGCTGA
- a CDS encoding polysaccharide biosynthesis tyrosine autokinase, whose translation MELSDYIRVLRKNWLVIVVLTLIGLGAAAGYSLTRTPIYESSSTVAVSTQAGGSTAEVAQGANFAQTRINTYVGLVSTPIVLNPVIAELDLGITSSQLRSKVSASSALNTTLITISVSDPDPVAAAELANAIGASLSTVVPQIEPEIGEGGSPIRLTRVSDAQPALEPASPNVPLNLALGALVGLALGVGLAVLRTVLDNRVRTPRDAEQITEAPSLGAIAFDAKAKERPLIVHADPLSPRAESFRALRTNLQFLDMGGRASFVVTSSIPSEGKSTTTINLAIALADAGKKVALLDADLRQPKVAEYLGIEGGVGLTDVLIGRVRVGDVMLPWGGRSLFVLPAGKIPPNPSELLGSKQMATLLDVLERDFDVVLCDAPPLLPVTDAAILARGTSGAILVASAGKVTRHQLEGAKNALETVGAKVAGFVMSMVPTRGPDSYYNAYGYGYGGYGYVQEQPKAARGRKRKAPIGVVPVETGGIADLGFDSRREARGTTDAS comes from the coding sequence ATGGAGCTCAGCGATTACATCCGCGTTCTGCGGAAGAACTGGCTAGTCATCGTCGTGCTCACGCTCATCGGGCTCGGCGCCGCAGCTGGCTACTCCCTCACGCGCACGCCGATCTACGAGTCGTCAAGCACCGTGGCAGTCTCCACGCAGGCGGGCGGATCGACGGCCGAGGTCGCCCAGGGCGCAAACTTTGCGCAGACACGCATCAACACCTACGTCGGCCTCGTGTCGACCCCGATCGTCCTCAACCCCGTGATCGCGGAACTCGATCTCGGGATCACCTCGTCGCAGCTTCGGTCAAAGGTGTCCGCCTCATCGGCGCTCAATACGACGCTCATAACGATCAGCGTGTCTGATCCCGACCCAGTCGCGGCTGCGGAACTCGCGAATGCGATCGGCGCCAGTCTGTCGACAGTGGTTCCACAGATCGAACCAGAGATCGGGGAAGGCGGCAGTCCAATCCGCCTCACCCGCGTCAGCGACGCGCAGCCCGCACTCGAGCCCGCCAGCCCCAACGTGCCGCTCAACCTCGCGCTCGGCGCGCTCGTGGGGCTCGCGCTCGGCGTCGGCCTAGCGGTGCTCCGCACCGTCCTGGACAACCGCGTCCGCACGCCACGCGACGCCGAGCAGATCACCGAGGCTCCCTCCCTCGGTGCGATTGCCTTCGACGCGAAGGCGAAAGAGCGTCCGCTCATCGTGCACGCCGACCCGCTCAGCCCGCGGGCCGAGTCATTCCGCGCACTGCGCACCAACCTTCAGTTCCTCGACATGGGCGGGCGCGCCAGCTTCGTCGTCACCAGCTCCATCCCCAGCGAGGGCAAGTCGACCACCACGATCAACCTCGCCATCGCCCTCGCCGATGCCGGCAAGAAGGTCGCCCTCCTGGATGCCGACCTCCGTCAGCCGAAGGTCGCCGAATACCTCGGCATCGAAGGCGGCGTCGGCCTCACCGACGTGCTCATCGGCCGCGTCCGCGTCGGCGACGTCATGCTCCCCTGGGGCGGCCGCAGCCTCTTCGTTCTGCCCGCCGGCAAGATCCCGCCGAACCCGAGCGAGCTGCTCGGGTCCAAGCAGATGGCCACCCTCCTCGACGTGCTCGAGCGCGACTTCGACGTCGTTCTCTGCGACGCTCCCCCACTCCTCCCGGTGACCGACGCCGCCATCCTCGCCCGAGGCACCAGCGGCGCGATCCTCGTGGCATCCGCCGGCAAGGTCACCCGCCACCAGCTCGAAGGCGCCAAGAACGCCCTCGAGACGGTCGGAGCCAAGGTCGCCGGGTTCGTCATGTCGATGGTGCCCACCCGCGGTCCCGACTCCTACTACAACGCCTACGGCTACGGTTATGGCGGCTACGGCTATGTGCAGGAGCAGCCCAAGGCGGCCCGCGGCCGCAAGCGCAAGGCTCCCATCGGCGTGGTCCCCGTCGAAACCGGCGGCATCGCCGACCTCGGCTTCGACTCCCGCCGTGAGGCGCGAGGCACCACCGACGCGAGCTGA
- a CDS encoding carboxypeptidase regulatory-like domain-containing protein — MKRVTRVRAIAIAAVAILLGSMFGFVSPATAATGASISGTVSAPVGISLAEADVEVRAYTEADYPWAAGRSKVAADGTYTIAGLEPGTYKVSFVARNHLAWEWWNDKTAMGEASTIALTAGQTRAGINAALVREARITGKITYPAGTDTADVFTTAYAYSVVDSAHYAASGDVEEDGSFEISALRPGVYKILYSTHDYSDRANNNIVQTQWHGGAYDFSSAATVTVTAPGGSTALTHTLSSGRVISGTITGIRPPASYLRVGAHNGENEGYASTDARGNYTIRGLVPGKYTVSFDLNYGTNGETSSSERREWWQDKHSQPTATIIDLTSAASRTGVDADLDTIAGKPTAPSVTGTPVVGGTVKASPGAWPNVELSYRWLADGTPVPRATAATLKIPGSLAGKRVSVEVFAMTEANFWQVRSSATTERILTVGSPAVSGAAAVGATLLVKPGAWTSGTRFTYQWYAAGKAIKGATKSTLVLGTTHAGTAITAKVTGTKSGFTTGAATSKATLKVARTATPTISGTASVGKRLTAKPGTWTSGSRFSYQWYASGKAIVGATKSTLTLTKSHKAKTITVKVTGTKSGYTTVAKTSAKTRAVR; from the coding sequence ATGAAAAGGGTCACTCGCGTGCGCGCGATTGCGATCGCTGCAGTCGCCATCCTGCTGGGATCGATGTTCGGATTCGTGTCGCCGGCGACAGCCGCGACCGGCGCGTCTATTTCGGGCACGGTCAGCGCGCCGGTCGGAATCAGCCTCGCCGAAGCGGACGTTGAAGTTCGGGCGTACACCGAAGCCGACTATCCGTGGGCGGCGGGCCGGTCGAAGGTCGCAGCCGATGGCACCTACACGATCGCGGGGCTCGAGCCCGGCACCTACAAGGTCAGTTTTGTAGCGCGTAACCACCTCGCTTGGGAGTGGTGGAACGACAAGACCGCGATGGGCGAGGCGTCCACCATTGCCTTGACAGCCGGACAGACCCGCGCCGGCATCAACGCCGCACTGGTGCGAGAGGCCCGCATCACCGGGAAGATCACCTACCCCGCGGGCACGGACACCGCCGATGTCTTCACGACTGCGTACGCGTACTCGGTCGTCGATTCCGCCCACTACGCCGCGAGCGGCGACGTTGAAGAGGACGGCTCGTTCGAGATCTCAGCGTTGCGACCCGGCGTCTACAAGATCCTCTATTCGACACACGACTACAGCGATCGTGCGAACAACAACATCGTCCAGACGCAGTGGCACGGCGGCGCGTACGACTTCTCCTCTGCCGCAACGGTGACTGTGACTGCGCCCGGCGGCAGCACCGCGCTCACGCACACGCTGTCATCCGGTCGAGTCATCTCGGGCACGATCACCGGAATCCGGCCTCCTGCGTCGTACCTTCGAGTGGGAGCGCACAACGGCGAGAACGAGGGCTACGCATCGACGGATGCGCGCGGGAATTACACGATCAGAGGCCTCGTGCCCGGGAAGTACACGGTCTCCTTCGACTTGAACTACGGCACCAACGGCGAGACTTCGAGCTCCGAGCGTCGTGAATGGTGGCAAGACAAGCATTCGCAGCCGACCGCGACCATAATCGATCTCACCTCTGCGGCGAGCCGTACGGGCGTCGACGCAGACCTCGACACGATCGCTGGCAAGCCCACTGCCCCGTCCGTCACCGGGACACCCGTCGTCGGCGGGACCGTCAAAGCGAGCCCCGGCGCGTGGCCGAACGTGGAACTCTCCTACCGATGGCTCGCCGACGGCACCCCGGTGCCGCGAGCGACCGCTGCCACACTCAAGATCCCGGGATCCCTCGCAGGCAAGCGCGTGAGCGTGGAAGTGTTCGCGATGACGGAGGCGAACTTCTGGCAGGTCCGATCATCTGCGACAACCGAGCGCATCCTCACCGTCGGCAGCCCCGCCGTGTCCGGAGCCGCCGCAGTTGGAGCGACGTTGTTGGTGAAACCCGGCGCGTGGACCTCGGGAACTCGATTCACGTACCAGTGGTACGCCGCCGGGAAGGCCATCAAGGGGGCGACGAAGTCCACCCTCGTGCTCGGAACCACGCATGCGGGGACCGCAATCACCGCGAAGGTCACCGGCACGAAGTCCGGGTTCACCACCGGAGCCGCAACCAGTAAGGCCACACTGAAAGTCGCGCGCACGGCGACGCCCACCATCTCGGGCACAGCGAGCGTCGGCAAGAGACTCACCGCCAAGCCGGGCACCTGGACGAGCGGCAGCCGCTTCTCATACCAGTGGTACGCCAGCGGCAAGGCGATCGTGGGCGCAACGAAGTCCACCCTCACCCTGACGAAGTCCCATAAGGCGAAGACCATCACGGTCAAGGTCACGGGCACCAAGTCCGGGTACACGACGGTCGCGAAAACCTCCGCGAAGACTCGGGCGGTGCGGTGA
- a CDS encoding BLUF domain-containing protein produces the protein MRHDGLISVLYSSTATAAFDERELEALLAQCRASNADAGVTGMLLYRAGRFFQVLEGRESVVRPLVERIALDGRHHDMRVLVDSPIEAREFAEWTMGYERIEAPTDAAPSGFRDTFADLENSADPSAALRAAHELSLWFRVRAHRSQ, from the coding sequence ATGAGGCATGACGGACTGATCTCGGTGCTGTACTCCAGTACGGCGACGGCAGCGTTCGATGAGCGCGAGCTCGAGGCGTTGCTCGCCCAGTGTCGTGCCTCGAACGCGGATGCCGGGGTGACCGGCATGTTGCTGTACCGGGCGGGCCGATTCTTCCAGGTGCTGGAGGGTCGCGAGTCGGTGGTGCGCCCGCTCGTGGAGCGCATCGCGCTCGACGGGCGGCACCATGACATGCGGGTGCTGGTGGATTCACCGATCGAGGCTCGCGAGTTCGCGGAGTGGACGATGGGCTACGAGCGCATCGAAGCACCGACGGATGCCGCGCCGTCCGGCTTCCGCGACACGTTCGCGGACCTCGAAAACAGCGCCGACCCGAGCGCCGCACTGCGCGCCGCGCACGAGCTGAGCCTCTGGTTCCGCGTCCGCGCGCACCGCTCGCAGTAG
- a CDS encoding DUF4916 domain-containing protein produces the protein MTFLPDDLYAQIEQSMPIACVDFVPVRMTPEGKTEVGLILRDSPFGEVWCHLGGRVNRGETIVQALRRHARDTLDVDLAIEPNAQPDYVYEWFPPDIAPTDGTTHGDDPRKHAIGLSYVVELTGTPAPRNEALDFAWFPIDRLAASMWPGSDQLIHLLVNQQPG, from the coding sequence ATGACGTTCTTGCCCGATGATCTGTACGCCCAGATCGAGCAGTCGATGCCGATTGCCTGTGTCGACTTCGTCCCCGTACGGATGACTCCCGAGGGCAAGACCGAAGTCGGGCTGATCCTTCGCGATTCGCCGTTCGGTGAGGTGTGGTGCCACCTCGGCGGCCGCGTGAATCGAGGCGAGACGATCGTGCAGGCACTTCGCCGCCACGCTCGCGACACCCTCGACGTCGACCTCGCGATCGAGCCGAACGCTCAGCCTGACTACGTTTACGAGTGGTTCCCGCCCGACATCGCCCCCACCGACGGCACCACCCACGGCGACGACCCCCGCAAGCACGCCATCGGCCTCTCCTACGTCGTCGAGCTCACTGGGACGCCCGCACCCCGCAACGAGGCCCTGGACTTCGCTTGGTTTCCGATCGACCGGTTGGCCGCGAGCATGTGGCCGGGGTCCGATCAGTTGATCCACCTTCTTGTGAATCAGCAGCCGGGCTGA
- a CDS encoding Dabb family protein yields MIRHIVLFRVYDHISEADVDAAIASLRALEALPSVLSWRVERSSDMRKGRVIVEDASFASEADFAEFRRDPSHVAAGEMMAGLSDWLNGDYEAGSEMPN; encoded by the coding sequence GTGATCCGGCACATCGTGCTGTTCCGCGTGTACGACCACATCTCTGAAGCAGACGTCGATGCGGCGATTGCCTCGCTTCGCGCACTCGAGGCGCTGCCATCGGTGCTGTCGTGGCGGGTCGAGCGATCGTCGGATATGCGGAAGGGGCGGGTGATCGTCGAGGATGCGTCGTTCGCATCCGAGGCGGACTTTGCCGAGTTTCGGCGCGACCCGTCGCACGTCGCTGCGGGCGAGATGATGGCGGGGCTGTCGGACTGGTTGAACGGGGACTACGAAGCCGGATCCGAGATGCCGAACTAA
- a CDS encoding GDP-L-fucose synthase, translated as MGHRVTAAVDGVAYTPGELDRDATFYVAGHRGLVGSAIVRKLEAEGFAHVVGKTSAELDLKNRDDVFAYMAEIKPRYIVLAAAKVGGILANSTYPVDFLSDNMRIQTNVLDAALANDVERVAFLGSSCIYPKFAEQPIREDSLLTGHLEPTNDAYAIAKIAGILHTQAVRRQYGLPWISAMPTNLYGPNDNFSPKGSHVLPALIRRYDDAAKTGADSVTNWGTGTPRREFLHSDDMADAVLHLMEHYDGPDQVNVGTGTDVTIREIAETIGQVTGFAGETEWDTTKPDGTPQKLLDVSKLAEAGWMAKISLQEGLERTVAWYRDHVDTIRE; from the coding sequence GTGGGGCACCGCGTGACCGCCGCCGTCGACGGGGTCGCGTACACCCCGGGCGAACTCGACCGCGACGCGACCTTCTACGTCGCCGGTCACCGCGGTCTCGTCGGCTCCGCCATCGTCCGCAAGCTCGAGGCGGAGGGATTCGCCCACGTCGTCGGCAAGACCTCGGCGGAACTCGACCTCAAGAACCGCGACGACGTCTTCGCGTACATGGCGGAGATCAAGCCCCGCTACATCGTCCTCGCCGCGGCGAAGGTCGGTGGCATCCTCGCCAACAGCACGTACCCGGTCGACTTCCTCTCGGACAACATGCGGATCCAAACAAACGTGCTCGACGCGGCGCTCGCAAACGACGTGGAGCGCGTTGCGTTCCTCGGTTCGTCGTGCATCTATCCGAAGTTCGCCGAGCAGCCGATCCGCGAGGACTCGCTTCTCACCGGGCACCTCGAGCCCACGAACGACGCATACGCGATCGCCAAGATCGCCGGCATCCTCCACACCCAGGCAGTTCGCCGCCAGTACGGGCTCCCGTGGATCAGCGCGATGCCGACCAACCTCTACGGACCCAACGACAACTTCTCGCCGAAGGGTTCGCACGTGCTGCCGGCGCTCATCCGTCGTTACGACGATGCCGCGAAGACCGGTGCCGACTCCGTCACGAACTGGGGCACGGGTACACCCCGCCGCGAGTTCCTCCACTCGGACGACATGGCCGACGCCGTCCTGCACCTTATGGAGCACTACGACGGCCCCGACCAGGTGAACGTGGGTACCGGTACCGACGTCACGATCCGAGAGATCGCAGAGACGATCGGGCAGGTCACGGGTTTCGCGGGCGAAACTGAGTGGGACACCACGAAGCCCGACGGCACGCCGCAGAAACTGCTCGACGTCTCGAAGCTCGCCGAGGCGGGCTGGATGGCGAAGATCAGCCTTCAGGAAGGCCTGGAGCGGACGGTCGCCTGGTACCGCGACCACGTCGACACCATTCGCGAGTAA
- the gmd gene encoding GDP-mannose 4,6-dehydratase: MTKRALITGITGQDGSYLAELLLSKGYEVHGLIRRASTFNTHRIDHLYVDPHDPNAKLFLHYGDLSDGARMVTLMAEINPDEVYNLAAQSHVRVSFDEPEHTADTTGTGTVRLLEAVRLSGIKTRFYQASTSELFGATPPPQGEDTPFYPRSPYGVAKLYSYWITKNYREAYDMFAVNGILFNHESPRRGETFVTRKITRAVARIKAGVQKDVYLGNLDSIRDWGYAAEYVEGMWRMLQADEPEDFVLGTGSGITIRDFLETSFGHVGLDWQEYVKFDERYLRPTEVDALIADPSKAADKLGWVPTIHGKELAKLMVDADVEALEKGPDWIDTVKLASWGTA; the protein is encoded by the coding sequence TTGACTAAGCGCGCACTCATCACCGGCATCACTGGCCAGGACGGTTCTTACCTCGCCGAGCTGCTGCTTTCGAAGGGCTACGAGGTGCACGGGCTCATCCGTCGCGCCTCTACCTTCAACACGCACCGGATCGACCACCTCTACGTGGACCCGCATGACCCGAATGCGAAGCTCTTCCTTCACTACGGCGATCTCAGCGACGGCGCCCGCATGGTCACGCTCATGGCCGAGATCAACCCCGACGAGGTCTACAACCTCGCGGCGCAGTCGCACGTGCGCGTCTCGTTCGACGAGCCCGAGCACACGGCAGACACCACTGGCACGGGCACGGTCCGTCTGCTCGAGGCGGTTCGCCTCTCCGGGATCAAGACCCGGTTCTACCAGGCATCCACCTCCGAGCTCTTCGGCGCCACTCCCCCGCCGCAGGGGGAGGACACCCCGTTCTACCCGCGTTCTCCCTACGGTGTCGCGAAGCTCTACTCGTACTGGATCACGAAGAACTACCGCGAGGCGTACGACATGTTCGCGGTGAACGGCATCCTCTTCAACCACGAATCCCCGCGCCGTGGTGAGACCTTCGTCACCCGCAAGATCACCCGTGCCGTCGCCCGCATCAAGGCGGGGGTCCAGAAGGACGTCTACCTCGGCAACCTCGACTCCATCCGCGATTGGGGCTACGCGGCCGAGTACGTCGAGGGGATGTGGCGGATGCTGCAGGCGGATGAGCCCGAGGACTTCGTGCTCGGCACCGGTTCGGGCATCACCATCCGCGACTTCCTGGAGACCTCCTTCGGCCACGTCGGCCTCGACTGGCAGGAGTACGTGAAATTCGACGAGCGGTACCTCCGGCCGACCGAGGTCGATGCACTCATCGCCGACCCCTCGAAGGCCGCCGACAAGCTCGGCTGGGTTCCCACCATTCACGGGAAGGAACTGGCCAAGCTCATGGTTGACGCAGACGTGGAAGCGCTCGAAAAGGGACCGGACTGGATCGACACCGTCAAGCTCGCATCGTGGGGCACCGCGTGA
- a CDS encoding glycosyltransferase has translation MNMSRPAPAVTVLGVNYPPEPTGISPYTGAMMRGLTRRGYRTHVVTTHPHYPEWRVSPGYGQWSRSEHLDGADVLRLRHYVPRKPSGIRRLLSELSFGARLLAAPLRQPDAVIAVSPALFSSALAALRLKIFYRQTPLIVWVQDLYWLGMRETGQAGGLSSRIIQLTEKWLLSKADRVVVIHDRFAERVSDDFDIPRERIHVVRNWTHLAPTPPTDRAAARATLGWGDEVVVLHAGNMGIKQGLGNVVDAARLAAERGENVRFVLMGGGGERDRLRALGDGTPTLQFIDPLPDTEFSAALAAADILLVNEYPGVSEMAVPSKLTSYFSSGRPVIAATDEKGITADEIRSAGAGVVVPAGSPKSLLTESLALGRDHARADELGQNGKRYRETVLDETFAIDSFATLLETLIDGDRARPSRAAGE, from the coding sequence ATGAACATGTCGCGTCCCGCCCCCGCAGTCACTGTACTGGGAGTCAACTACCCTCCCGAGCCGACCGGGATCTCCCCCTACACCGGTGCGATGATGCGCGGCCTGACGAGGCGAGGATACCGGACTCACGTGGTCACGACGCATCCTCATTATCCGGAGTGGCGTGTGTCGCCAGGTTACGGGCAGTGGTCGCGGAGCGAACATCTCGACGGCGCCGACGTGCTGCGCCTTCGTCATTACGTGCCGCGCAAGCCCAGCGGCATCCGTCGTCTGCTCTCCGAACTCAGCTTCGGAGCGAGGCTCCTCGCGGCACCGCTCCGGCAGCCCGACGCCGTCATCGCCGTCTCCCCCGCCCTCTTCTCGTCAGCACTGGCGGCCCTCCGCCTCAAGATCTTCTACCGCCAGACCCCCCTCATCGTCTGGGTGCAGGACCTCTACTGGCTCGGCATGCGCGAGACCGGCCAAGCCGGCGGCCTCAGCAGCCGCATCATCCAGCTGACCGAGAAGTGGCTGCTGTCGAAGGCAGACCGCGTCGTCGTCATCCACGACCGATTCGCCGAGCGCGTGAGCGACGACTTCGACATCCCCCGCGAACGCATCCACGTCGTACGCAACTGGACGCACCTCGCCCCCACCCCGCCCACCGACCGCGCCGCCGCAAGAGCCACCCTCGGTTGGGGTGACGAGGTCGTCGTGCTGCACGCCGGCAACATGGGCATCAAACAAGGCCTCGGCAACGTCGTCGACGCCGCCCGACTCGCGGCCGAACGCGGCGAGAACGTGCGCTTCGTGCTCATGGGCGGCGGCGGCGAACGCGACCGCCTGCGCGCCCTCGGCGACGGCACCCCCACCCTGCAGTTCATCGACCCGCTGCCCGACACCGAGTTCTCCGCAGCCCTGGCCGCCGCCGACATCCTGCTCGTCAACGAGTACCCCGGCGTCAGCGAGATGGCGGTGCCGAGCAAACTGACGTCCTACTTCTCCAGCGGGCGGCCCGTCATCGCCGCCACCGATGAAAAGGGGATCACCGCCGATGAGATTCGCTCTGCAGGAGCAGGGGTCGTCGTGCCGGCCGGCAGCCCGAAGTCGTTGCTCACGGAGAGCCTCGCGCTCGGCCGCGATCATGCTCGCGCCGACGAGCTGGGGCAGAACGGCAAGCGTTATCGCGAGACGGTGCTCGACGAAACATTCGCGATCGATTCATTCGCTACGCTTCTCGAAACGCTCATCGACGGAGACCGCGCGCGGCCCTCGCGTGCGGCCGGGGAATGA
- a CDS encoding acetyltransferase encodes MSDIPVIDLSKAPGERAAWDRPAWVVYLWAVCELLFVINPWQISSGLRVRVLRAFGAEIGDGVVFRPRTRVKFPWKLHIGDRSWIGEGVWFHNQDHIHIANDVVISQETFLTTGSHAHRSDMALITRPIHVEAGAWITSRCVVLGGTRVGRSALVRPLTLLDGNEIPAAEVWGGNPAAFVADRFAGAAA; translated from the coding sequence ATGTCTGATATCCCGGTGATCGACCTCTCGAAAGCCCCCGGCGAGCGAGCGGCCTGGGATCGCCCGGCGTGGGTCGTCTACCTCTGGGCAGTGTGCGAGCTGCTGTTCGTGATCAACCCGTGGCAGATCAGTTCCGGCCTCCGGGTGCGGGTGCTGAGGGCGTTCGGCGCGGAGATCGGCGACGGTGTGGTCTTCCGCCCGCGCACGCGGGTGAAGTTCCCGTGGAAGCTGCACATCGGCGACCGTTCGTGGATCGGCGAGGGAGTGTGGTTCCATAATCAAGACCACATTCACATCGCCAACGACGTCGTCATCTCACAGGAGACCTTCTTGACGACGGGTTCGCACGCTCATCGAAGTGACATGGCGCTCATCACCCGCCCGATTCACGTCGAGGCCGGCGCCTGGATCACCTCGCGCTGTGTGGTGCTCGGCGGAACGCGTGTGGGCCGCTCAGCGCTCGTCCGCCCGCTCACACTCCTTGACGGCAACGAGATTCCCGCCGCCGAGGTGTGGGGCGGAAACCCGGCCGCGTTCGTCGCCGACCGATTCGCAGGAGCAGCCGCATGA
- a CDS encoding glycosyltransferase family 2 protein: MTRISTISVIVLTKNEEAGLGNTLERLKHFDDVIVVDSLSDDRTVEIATSHGARVVDFAWNGQYPKKKQWALENAGTKNKWVLLLDADEFPSGSLVKELAELQPVLESAAEGAYDINLLYRFAGKYLRYGHVVTKRSLLHVERARFPVIDDLGAPGIREVEGHYQPEVLAPIGKLGNRIVHDDRDPVSSWFARHNRYSDWEAHLRMNEELRKDIASKRTLKGKFFDAVPFKPALFFGYAYIARAGFLDGRAGFDYATALATYYWQIGVKTRELSRGTVHVS, encoded by the coding sequence ATGACACGTATCTCGACGATCTCAGTGATCGTGCTCACCAAGAACGAAGAAGCAGGACTCGGCAACACGCTGGAGCGGCTGAAGCACTTCGATGACGTCATCGTCGTCGACTCTCTGAGCGATGATCGCACCGTAGAAATCGCGACGTCGCATGGCGCACGCGTCGTCGACTTCGCCTGGAACGGTCAGTACCCCAAGAAGAAGCAGTGGGCGCTCGAGAACGCCGGCACGAAGAATAAGTGGGTCCTCCTTCTTGATGCTGACGAGTTTCCCTCTGGGTCTCTCGTCAAGGAACTCGCAGAGCTCCAGCCTGTGCTCGAGAGCGCGGCGGAGGGGGCTTATGACATCAACCTGCTCTACCGGTTCGCGGGAAAGTATCTTCGTTACGGTCACGTTGTCACGAAGCGGTCATTGCTGCACGTCGAACGGGCAAGATTTCCCGTTATCGACGACTTGGGTGCCCCGGGCATTCGGGAGGTTGAGGGTCACTACCAGCCCGAGGTGCTGGCTCCCATAGGCAAGTTGGGAAACCGCATCGTTCACGATGACCGAGACCCCGTTTCGAGCTGGTTCGCGCGACACAACCGCTACTCCGATTGGGAAGCGCACCTGCGTATGAACGAGGAACTGCGGAAGGATATCGCCAGCAAGCGCACGCTGAAAGGCAAGTTCTTCGACGCGGTACCGTTCAAGCCCGCGCTCTTCTTCGGCTACGCCTATATCGCGCGGGCCGGCTTCCTCGACGGCCGCGCCGGGTTCGACTACGCCACAGCACTCGCGACGTACTACTGGCAAATCGGAGTCAAGACTCGAGAACTTTCTCGCGGAACGGTACACGTTTCGTGA
- a CDS encoding GMC family oxidoreductase, translated as MPRELTQVADATARALVSGQRVLPQFATPYLRVDVEQPPRVSRSITWRPDPNDGHLDVVWDISDAERASIKRVGVLATERILNADCGVVSATPIDSHEFVDTKHMMGGARMGREARDSVVDSDCQIHDLDGAWVAGASVFPSGGVANPTFTALALADRMVQQID; from the coding sequence ATGCCTCGAGAGCTCACGCAAGTCGCAGACGCAACCGCGAGGGCTCTGGTGAGCGGGCAACGTGTCCTTCCACAGTTTGCGACACCGTACCTGCGGGTTGACGTCGAGCAACCGCCGCGCGTCTCTCGTTCAATCACCTGGCGACCCGACCCAAACGACGGCCACCTAGACGTTGTATGGGACATCAGTGACGCGGAGCGAGCTTCAATCAAGAGAGTGGGCGTGCTCGCGACTGAGCGAATACTCAATGCCGACTGCGGTGTCGTTTCCGCTACTCCAATCGATAGTCACGAGTTCGTGGATACGAAGCACATGATGGGCGGAGCTCGGATGGGTCGTGAAGCACGGGACTCGGTCGTCGACTCGGACTGCCAGATCCACGACTTGGATGGGGCCTGGGTCGCTGGCGCATCAGTGTTTCCCTCGGGTGGTGTTGCGAACCCAACTTTCACCGCGCTAGCGCTGGCCGACCGAATGGTGCAACAAATTGACTGA